A single Flavobacterium sp. 1 DNA region contains:
- a CDS encoding protein-glutamine glutaminase family protein gives MFAEIKKSELPFGYQQANCHNISHYIRLLLASKGCQCAKIWVFAPVVYSSSNSQQISFIDKKNISPTGTIDWGYHVAPAIEVRINGKARKMVIDLGLFPNGIVRYRTWLAKLNTKKLIYLIMDSEWYLYNSSMIPNAQLQSDSDQLSDSNQPNVKLPDWFSDKHITDFFKYEEDALEQHWIEKGLAVNETAMTFYDAEIKPILDSEQHQDLVTDYKMLAGNVFNFETIFRDNNWNYEMNNDFQMKHQYVIAKYREIYSSNLNKWLEKFSLVETFN, from the coding sequence TTGTTTGCCGAAATTAAAAAATCGGAGCTTCCTTTTGGTTATCAGCAGGCTAATTGCCATAATATTTCGCATTACATCAGATTGCTGTTAGCATCTAAAGGCTGTCAATGTGCCAAAATTTGGGTTTTTGCCCCTGTTGTTTATTCCTCTTCAAACAGCCAGCAGATTTCTTTCATTGATAAAAAAAACATCTCTCCAACCGGAACAATCGATTGGGGTTATCATGTTGCGCCGGCAATTGAGGTCAGAATTAATGGTAAAGCACGCAAAATGGTTATTGATCTAGGATTATTTCCTAACGGAATTGTCAGATACAGGACTTGGCTTGCCAAATTAAATACCAAAAAACTCATTTATTTAATTATGGATTCTGAATGGTATTTATACAATTCCTCGATGATTCCTAATGCCCAGCTGCAATCTGATTCAGATCAACTATCAGATTCAAACCAACCCAACGTTAAACTCCCGGATTGGTTTTCGGACAAGCATATTACTGATTTCTTTAAATATGAAGAAGATGCATTGGAACAGCATTGGATCGAAAAAGGATTAGCAGTAAACGAAACGGCTATGACTTTTTATGACGCCGAAATCAAACCTATTCTTGATTCGGAACAGCATCAAGATTTAGTTACAGATTATAAAATGCTGGCTGGAAATGTTTTTAATTTTGAAACCATTTTTAGAGATAATAATTGGAATTACGAGATGAATAATGACTTTCAAATGAAACATCAGTATGTCATCGCTAAATACCGCGAGATTTATTCTTCGAATCTCAATAAATGGCTGGAAAAATTCTCTTTGGTAGAAACTTTTAATTAG
- a CDS encoding YceI family protein gives MATTKWAIDPTHTEIGFKVKHMMFTNVSGTFGTYDATITTEDDKFENADIEFSADINSISTNNTDRDNHLKSGDFFDAENHPKLTFKATSFTKSGDDYELTGDLSLRGVTKSVKLPAEFSGLMKDPWGNTKAGLNISGKINRKDWGLNWNSALETGGVLVGEEVKLNIELQLIKL, from the coding sequence ATGGCAACTACAAAATGGGCAATCGACCCAACACACACAGAAATTGGTTTTAAAGTAAAACACATGATGTTCACTAATGTTTCAGGTACATTTGGAACTTATGATGCTACAATCACAACAGAAGATGATAAGTTCGAAAATGCAGACATTGAATTCTCAGCAGACATCAATTCTATTAGTACCAATAATACTGACAGAGACAATCACTTGAAAAGCGGTGACTTTTTTGATGCAGAAAACCATCCTAAACTGACTTTCAAAGCAACTTCTTTTACTAAAAGCGGCGATGATTATGAATTAACAGGTGACTTGAGCTTAAGAGGCGTTACAAAATCAGTAAAACTTCCTGCAGAATTCAGCGGTTTAATGAAAGACCCTTGGGGAAACACCAAAGCGGGATTGAATATTTCTGGAAAAATAAACCGTAAAGACTGGGGATTGAATTGGAACTCTGCTTTAGAAACTGGCGGTGTATTAGTAGGTGAAGAAGTTAAATTAAACATCGAACTGCAATTGATAAAATTATAA
- the fabD gene encoding ACP S-malonyltransferase, producing the protein MKAYVFPGQGAQFTGMGKDLYENSPLAKELFEKANDILGFRITDIMFEGTAEELKETKVTQPAVFLHSVILAKTLENFKPEMVAGHSLGEFSALVANGALSFEDGLKLVSQRALAMQKACEIIPSTMAAVLGLADNIVEEVCASIDGVVVAANYNCPGQLVISGEFSAVEKACEAMKAAGAKRALLLPVGGAFHSPMMEPAREELAAAIEATTFSAPICPVYQNVTASAVSSADEIKKNLIIQLTAPVKWTQSVQQMIADGATLFTEVGPGKVLAGLIGKIDKEAATANA; encoded by the coding sequence ATGAAAGCATACGTATTTCCAGGTCAAGGTGCACAATTTACAGGAATGGGCAAAGACTTATATGAAAACTCACCATTAGCAAAGGAATTATTCGAAAAGGCAAATGACATTTTAGGTTTCCGCATTACAGACATCATGTTTGAAGGTACAGCTGAAGAATTGAAAGAAACTAAAGTGACGCAGCCGGCTGTTTTTTTACACTCAGTTATTTTAGCTAAAACTTTGGAAAATTTCAAACCAGAAATGGTAGCAGGACACTCTTTGGGCGAATTTTCAGCATTAGTTGCCAATGGCGCTTTATCATTTGAAGACGGATTAAAATTGGTTTCGCAACGTGCCTTAGCAATGCAGAAAGCCTGTGAAATAATACCCTCAACAATGGCAGCAGTTCTTGGATTAGCAGATAATATCGTTGAAGAAGTTTGTGCTTCTATTGATGGTGTTGTAGTTGCTGCTAACTACAACTGCCCTGGACAATTAGTTATCTCAGGAGAATTTTCTGCAGTAGAAAAAGCTTGTGAAGCAATGAAAGCCGCTGGTGCAAAACGCGCTTTGTTATTACCTGTTGGCGGCGCATTTCACTCGCCAATGATGGAACCGGCAAGAGAAGAATTGGCTGCAGCTATTGAAGCAACAACATTTTCTGCTCCTATTTGCCCAGTGTATCAAAACGTAACAGCATCTGCGGTATCGTCTGCAGACGAGATCAAGAAAAACTTAATCATTCAATTGACAGCTCCTGTAAAATGGACACAATCCGTACAGCAAATGATTGCCGATGGTGCAACTTTGTTTACTGAAGTTGGTCCAGGAAAAGTATTGGCCGGTTTAATTGGAAAAATTGACAAAGAAGCTGCGACAGCAAATGCTTAA
- the galE gene encoding UDP-glucose 4-epimerase GalE: MKILVTGGLGFIGSHTVVELQNKGFEVIIIDDLSNSSIEVLDGIAAITGINTAFENIDLRDKQKVQDFFKKHQNISGVIHFAASKAVGESVENPLLYYENNIHTLVYLLQELQEQPKANFIFSSSCTVYGQAEEMPINEGASIQIAMSPYGNTKQIGEEIIIDTAKVTNINAILLRYFNPIGAHSSIEIGELPLGVPQNLVPFITQTGFGLRKELSVFGDDYPTLDGTAVRDYIHVVDLAKAHVIALQRLLNKENLDKVETFNLGTGTGSSVLEVIQAFEKVSGQKLPYKIVGRREGDITSAYANTDKANNVLGWKAESTLDEAMESAWKWEQKIRS, encoded by the coding sequence ATGAAAATATTAGTAACTGGCGGTTTAGGTTTTATCGGTTCACATACTGTTGTTGAATTGCAAAATAAAGGTTTTGAAGTAATTATTATTGATGATCTTTCAAATTCTTCGATAGAAGTTTTGGACGGAATTGCAGCTATTACCGGAATTAATACTGCTTTCGAAAATATAGATTTACGCGATAAACAAAAAGTGCAGGATTTTTTCAAAAAGCATCAGAATATTTCAGGAGTAATTCATTTTGCAGCTTCAAAAGCAGTTGGAGAAAGTGTTGAAAATCCGTTGCTGTATTATGAAAATAACATCCATACTTTGGTTTATTTGCTCCAAGAACTTCAAGAACAGCCAAAGGCTAATTTTATTTTCAGTTCATCTTGTACAGTTTACGGTCAAGCCGAAGAAATGCCAATAAACGAAGGAGCTTCTATTCAGATAGCGATGTCACCTTATGGAAATACTAAGCAAATTGGCGAAGAAATCATTATAGATACCGCAAAAGTCACTAACATTAATGCAATTTTGCTGCGTTATTTTAACCCAATTGGAGCTCATTCTTCAATAGAAATTGGTGAGTTGCCTTTAGGAGTTCCACAAAATTTAGTGCCATTTATTACACAAACTGGTTTTGGTTTGCGAAAAGAATTATCGGTTTTTGGAGATGATTATCCTACACTCGATGGAACGGCTGTACGCGATTATATTCACGTAGTCGATTTGGCGAAAGCCCACGTTATTGCTTTACAGCGTTTGCTGAATAAGGAAAATTTAGATAAAGTAGAAACATTTAATCTGGGAACAGGAACAGGAAGCTCAGTTTTGGAAGTGATTCAAGCTTTTGAGAAGGTAAGCGGACAAAAACTGCCTTATAAAATTGTAGGACGCAGAGAAGGAGATATTACTTCGGCTTACGCCAATACCGATAAAGCGAATAACGTTTTAGGTTGGAAAGCAGAATCAACATTAGACGAAGCGATGGAAAGTGCTTGGAAATGGGAGCAGAAAATTAGAAGTTAA
- a CDS encoding nuclear transport factor 2 family protein, translating to MKYFFTAVVAVLFQFLGFAQISSKSKEITAVAARVEVLRQAMIDADGKKLKELTSEGLSYGHSSGNIQNQAVFIEKIVDGESDFVSIEFQNQTIEIVGDAAIVRHNLVAHTKDDGVDKDIKIGIMLIWQKQKNKWLLIARQAYKLPS from the coding sequence ATGAAATACTTTTTTACAGCTGTCGTGGCAGTCTTGTTTCAGTTTTTAGGTTTTGCTCAAATTAGTTCCAAATCCAAAGAAATAACAGCTGTTGCAGCTCGTGTTGAAGTTTTGCGTCAGGCTATGATTGATGCCGATGGGAAAAAGCTGAAAGAACTAACTTCTGAAGGTTTGAGCTATGGGCATTCAAGCGGGAATATTCAAAACCAAGCTGTTTTTATTGAGAAAATTGTGGATGGAGAATCTGATTTTGTTAGCATAGAATTTCAAAATCAAACCATTGAAATTGTTGGAGACGCAGCAATTGTTCGCCATAATTTAGTCGCGCATACTAAAGATGACGGTGTAGATAAAGATATTAAAATTGGGATAATGCTTATTTGGCAAAAGCAAAAAAATAAATGGTTATTGATTGCCAGACAAGCTTATAAATTACCTTCGTAA
- a CDS encoding DegT/DnrJ/EryC1/StrS aminotransferase family protein, which produces MKKIQMVDLKSQYDKIAATVNASIQEVLDSNTYINGPQVHKFQKDLEEYLDVKHVIPCANGTDALQIAMMGLDLKPGDEVITADFTFAATVEVIALLQLTPVLVDVDVVNMNISIEAIKKAITPKTKAIVPVHLFGRSANMDEIMAIAKEYNLYVIEDNAQAIGANYTFADGSKKKAGAIGHVSSTSFFPSKNLGCYGDGGAIFTNDDALAHKIRGIVNHGMYERYHHDVVGVNSRLDSIQAGVLNAKLPFLNEYNAARRLAASKYNLAFEGNKNIVVPAFDLNGDDHVFHQYVLRIIDADRDALMQHLLNKGIPCAIYYPIPLHSQKAYVDSRYKEEDFSVTNQLVKEVIALPMHTELDDEQIKFIADSVLEFLNK; this is translated from the coding sequence ATGAAAAAAATACAAATGGTTGACTTAAAAAGTCAATATGATAAAATTGCAGCAACTGTAAATGCTTCGATTCAAGAAGTTTTGGATTCCAATACTTATATTAATGGGCCGCAAGTCCACAAATTTCAAAAAGATCTCGAAGAATATTTAGATGTAAAACACGTAATTCCATGTGCAAATGGGACTGATGCTCTGCAGATTGCAATGATGGGATTGGATTTAAAACCAGGTGATGAGGTGATTACAGCCGATTTTACTTTTGCGGCTACTGTTGAAGTTATTGCTTTGTTGCAGCTTACACCCGTTTTGGTCGATGTTGATGTGGTAAACATGAACATTTCTATCGAAGCAATCAAAAAAGCAATTACCCCGAAAACTAAAGCAATTGTGCCAGTACATTTATTTGGACGTTCGGCTAATATGGACGAAATTATGGCTATTGCTAAAGAATATAATCTGTATGTAATCGAAGATAATGCACAGGCTATTGGGGCCAATTACACTTTCGCTGACGGAAGTAAAAAGAAAGCTGGAGCTATAGGTCATGTGAGTTCAACTTCATTTTTCCCTTCTAAAAATTTAGGATGTTATGGTGATGGTGGTGCTATTTTTACCAATGATGATGCTTTGGCACACAAAATTAGAGGTATTGTAAACCACGGAATGTATGAGCGTTACCATCATGATGTGGTAGGAGTTAATTCAAGATTAGACAGTATTCAGGCTGGGGTTTTGAATGCTAAATTGCCTTTCTTGAACGAATATAATGCGGCACGTCGTTTAGCAGCATCAAAATACAATTTAGCTTTTGAGGGAAATAAAAACATTGTTGTTCCAGCATTTGATTTGAATGGTGATGATCATGTTTTTCATCAATATGTACTTCGAATTATTGATGCTGATAGAGATGCGCTCATGCAGCATTTACTGAATAAAGGAATTCCTTGTGCTATTTATTATCCAATTCCATTGCATTCGCAAAAAGCTTACGTTGATTCTCGTTACAAAGAGGAAGATTTTTCAGTAACGAATCAATTGGTAAAAGAAGTGATTGCATTGCCGATGCACACCGAATTAGACGATGAGCAAATAAAATTCATCGCAGACAGCGTTTTGGAATTTTTAAATAAATAA
- a CDS encoding 3-deoxy-D-manno-octulosonic acid transferase: MHFLYNLITQLAQFLIKITALFSPKMKLFVDGRKDVFVILEQKIKPQDRTIWFHSASLGEYEQGLPVIEKIKEKYPSHKIVISFFSPSGYEVRKNNTIADATVYLPLDTPKNAERFLKLVHPELVFFIKYEFWINYLDLLQKQQIPTYLISGIFREQQLFFKWYGGFYRKALDSFTHFFVQNETSKKLISQLGKTNITLSGDTRFDRVVTILEKDNSLDFIAQFKNSKTTIVIGSSWPKDESLLIEYINSCQHDVKFIIAPHNIKPEQIQQLQNCITKKTVLFSAKENKDLSQFDVFIIDTIGILTKIYSYGDIAYVGGGFGKGIHNLLEPATFGIPIVIGPNFANFDEAVKLVDNKGCTSINNFKELEITFSTLIQNTETRHQKGKICSEFVQKHKGATDCILSQIASIKN; this comes from the coding sequence ATGCATTTTCTTTACAATTTAATCACTCAATTAGCCCAGTTTTTAATAAAAATTACAGCTCTTTTCAGTCCAAAAATGAAGCTTTTTGTAGATGGAAGAAAGGATGTATTTGTGATTTTAGAACAAAAAATAAAACCTCAAGACCGAACCATCTGGTTTCACTCTGCCTCTTTAGGCGAATACGAACAGGGATTGCCTGTAATTGAAAAAATCAAAGAAAAATACCCCAGCCACAAAATTGTCATTAGCTTTTTTTCGCCTTCAGGATATGAAGTGCGCAAAAACAATACAATTGCCGATGCAACGGTTTATCTCCCTCTGGACACTCCAAAAAATGCAGAGCGATTTTTAAAACTAGTCCACCCCGAACTTGTATTCTTTATCAAATATGAATTCTGGATCAACTATCTGGATCTGTTGCAAAAACAGCAAATTCCCACTTATTTAATTTCGGGTATCTTTAGAGAACAGCAGTTATTTTTTAAATGGTACGGAGGATTTTACAGAAAAGCACTAGACAGCTTTACTCACTTTTTTGTTCAAAATGAAACCTCAAAAAAATTGATTTCTCAGCTGGGAAAAACCAATATAACCCTTTCAGGAGACACACGATTTGACAGAGTTGTCACGATATTAGAAAAAGATAACAGCTTAGACTTTATTGCACAATTTAAAAACAGCAAAACAACCATCGTCATAGGGAGTTCATGGCCAAAAGATGAATCATTACTGATAGAATACATTAATTCCTGCCAGCATGATGTAAAATTCATCATTGCTCCGCACAATATTAAACCGGAACAAATTCAGCAATTACAAAACTGCATCACAAAAAAAACAGTTTTATTTTCGGCAAAAGAAAACAAAGATCTGTCACAATTTGACGTCTTTATAATAGACACTATAGGCATTCTAACCAAAATTTACAGTTATGGCGACATTGCTTATGTGGGCGGTGGTTTTGGAAAAGGCATTCACAATCTTTTAGAGCCTGCCACATTTGGAATCCCAATAGTAATAGGGCCAAATTTTGCTAATTTCGACGAAGCTGTCAAACTGGTTGACAATAAAGGGTGCACCTCTATAAATAATTTCAAAGAACTTGAAATTACTTTTTCAACACTAATCCAGAACACCGAAACAAGACATCAAAAAGGAAAAATCTGTTCCGAATTTGTACAAAAACACAAGGGAGCTACCGATTGTATTTTAAGTCAAATTGCCAGCATAAAAAATTGA
- a CDS encoding ribose-phosphate pyrophosphokinase: MSHLEPEAKIFACSKSEYLAEKIAKEYGIPLGKMTMSTYSDGEFQPSYEESIRGLRVFIVCSTFPTADNLMELLLMIDAAKRASARHITAVIPYFGWARQDRKDKPRVPIGAKLVANLLDAAGATRIMTMDLHADQIQGFFEKPVDHLFASTIFLPYVESLGLSDLTIASPDMGGSKRAYAYSKFLDSEVVICYKQRKAANIIETMELIGEVKGRNVILVDDMIDTGGTLAKAADLMIEKGALSVRAICTHAILSGGAYEKIENSKLLELIVTDSIPLKKQSNKIRVVSCAPLFAEVMHMVHHNNSISGKFLM, from the coding sequence ATGTCACACCTAGAACCAGAAGCTAAAATTTTTGCTTGTTCAAAAAGTGAATATCTTGCAGAGAAAATTGCAAAAGAATACGGAATCCCTTTAGGAAAAATGACCATGTCAACCTATAGTGACGGTGAGTTCCAGCCTTCTTATGAAGAGTCAATCAGAGGATTACGCGTTTTTATCGTTTGCTCCACTTTTCCAACTGCCGATAATTTAATGGAATTGTTACTGATGATTGATGCTGCAAAACGTGCATCGGCAAGACACATTACTGCTGTAATTCCATACTTTGGTTGGGCAAGACAGGACAGAAAAGACAAACCAAGAGTACCGATTGGAGCCAAACTAGTAGCAAATTTACTAGACGCTGCAGGAGCAACCAGAATAATGACAATGGATTTGCATGCTGATCAAATACAGGGATTCTTTGAGAAACCGGTAGATCATCTTTTTGCATCCACTATCTTTTTACCTTATGTAGAAAGTTTAGGCCTTAGCGATTTAACAATTGCTTCACCAGACATGGGAGGATCAAAAAGAGCTTATGCATATTCTAAGTTTTTAGATTCTGAAGTGGTTATCTGCTACAAACAAAGAAAAGCAGCTAACATTATTGAGACAATGGAGCTTATCGGAGAAGTAAAAGGCAGAAACGTTATCCTTGTGGACGACATGATTGACACCGGAGGAACCTTGGCGAAAGCCGCCGATTTAATGATCGAAAAAGGAGCCTTGAGCGTAAGAGCTATTTGTACGCACGCCATTTTATCTGGAGGTGCATACGAAAAAATAGAAAATTCAAAATTACTGGAACTAATCGTAACCGATTCTATTCCGTTAAAAAAGCAATCAAACAAAATAAGAGTAGTGAGCTGTGCACCGCTTTTTGCCGAAGTAATGCACATGGTACACCACAACAATTCCATTAGCGGGAAGTTTTTAATGTAA
- a CDS encoding 50S ribosomal protein L25/general stress protein Ctc: MKSITIKGSERESVGKVATKALRNAGLVPCVLYGGSQAVHFSAEVIAFKNLVYTPNAHTVVIELGNGKTFNAVLQDIQVHPVSDKILHIDFFQIHDDKEITIEVPVKIVGNSKGVMAGGDLRLNNRKLKVKALPKNLPDFVEADITPLDMGNKLYVTKVPTPNFKIMHPDNTVICQVKISRAAMKAAQEAAKAAKAPAKKKK; the protein is encoded by the coding sequence ATGAAATCGATTACAATTAAAGGATCAGAAAGAGAAAGCGTGGGCAAAGTAGCTACTAAAGCCTTACGTAATGCTGGATTGGTTCCTTGCGTATTATACGGAGGAAGTCAAGCAGTTCATTTTTCAGCGGAAGTTATAGCTTTCAAGAACTTGGTTTACACTCCAAACGCGCACACAGTTGTGATTGAACTTGGAAACGGTAAAACTTTCAACGCTGTATTACAAGATATCCAAGTACACCCGGTATCTGACAAAATTTTACACATTGACTTCTTTCAAATCCATGATGACAAAGAAATCACTATTGAAGTTCCAGTAAAAATCGTTGGTAACTCAAAAGGAGTTATGGCAGGTGGAGATTTACGTTTGAACAACCGTAAATTGAAAGTTAAAGCTTTACCAAAAAATCTTCCAGATTTCGTTGAAGCTGACATCACGCCTCTTGACATGGGTAACAAATTATATGTTACTAAAGTGCCAACACCAAACTTCAAAATCATGCACCCAGACAATACAGTAATTTGTCAAGTGAAGATCTCTCGTGCGGCTATGAAAGCAGCTCAAGAAGCAGCAAAAGCAGCAAAAGCTCCTGCAAAAAAGAAAAAATAA
- the pth gene encoding aminoacyl-tRNA hydrolase, protein MIKWIQNLFSSTKTAENIDNMKKFLIVGLGNIGSEYVNTRHNIGFKVVDFLAKKEGLSFETVKLGALAEYKFKGRTFLLLKPNTYMNLSGKAVKYWMDKENIPLENILIITDDLNLSFGTIRIRKKGSDGGHNGLKNINLVLNTQEYTRFRFGISDEFKKGQQVDYVLGDWDDNEKAKLPERLELASEIIKSFGTAGAEHTMTAFNGK, encoded by the coding sequence ATGATAAAATGGATACAAAACCTGTTTTCATCAACAAAAACAGCAGAGAACATAGACAACATGAAGAAATTTTTAATCGTTGGCCTTGGCAACATTGGCTCCGAATACGTAAATACCCGACACAACATTGGTTTTAAAGTGGTTGATTTTTTAGCTAAAAAAGAAGGACTCTCTTTCGAAACCGTAAAACTGGGCGCACTCGCCGAATATAAATTCAAAGGAAGAACCTTTTTATTACTTAAGCCAAATACCTACATGAACTTAAGTGGAAAGGCAGTAAAATATTGGATGGACAAAGAAAACATTCCGCTCGAAAACATACTGATTATAACCGATGATTTAAACCTTTCATTCGGAACTATCCGTATCCGAAAAAAAGGCAGCGACGGAGGCCATAACGGACTCAAGAACATCAATCTTGTCTTGAACACACAAGAATACACCCGCTTCCGTTTTGGCATCAGTGATGAGTTTAAAAAAGGGCAGCAAGTAGATTATGTACTTGGAGACTGGGATGACAATGAGAAAGCAAAACTTCCCGAAAGACTGGAACTCGCTTCCGAAATTATAAAATCTTTCGGAACTGCCGGAGCAGAACACACCATGACTGCTTTTAACGGGAAATAA
- a CDS encoding DUF3050 domain-containing protein — protein MNIATINNNIQTQKEQLLNHSLYKKINTIDDLHSFLECHVYAVWDFMSLLKALQSKLTCTTTPWFATPYPETRYLINEIVLAEESDLSIDGRHLSHFEMYMEAMEECGAKTIYIEQFLSEVNSLQNIFVAIKKSDLHPNIKAFLDFTFKVIEEGKPHEIAAAFTFGREDLIPTMFTEILKQFQSKFPDYKLDKLLYYFERHIELDADEHGPMAMTMIKELCGEDSKKWSDVQNVSILALEKRIALWDAIEEQIVLKHEMA, from the coding sequence ATGAATATTGCAACAATCAACAATAATATCCAAACTCAAAAAGAACAATTATTAAATCATTCATTATATAAAAAAATAAATACAATTGATGATTTGCATTCTTTTTTGGAGTGTCATGTGTATGCTGTTTGGGATTTTATGTCGCTATTAAAGGCATTACAAAGCAAATTAACCTGTACAACAACGCCTTGGTTTGCGACACCATATCCTGAGACCCGATATTTAATCAATGAAATTGTATTGGCAGAAGAAAGTGATTTAAGCATTGATGGCAGGCATTTAAGCCATTTTGAAATGTATATGGAGGCGATGGAAGAATGCGGGGCAAAAACAATTTATATAGAACAGTTTTTGTCAGAAGTTAATTCACTTCAGAATATATTTGTGGCTATTAAAAAAAGTGATTTACATCCAAACATAAAAGCGTTTCTAGATTTTACGTTTAAAGTTATTGAAGAGGGAAAACCCCATGAAATAGCTGCTGCATTTACTTTTGGACGAGAAGATTTGATTCCAACTATGTTCACGGAAATTTTGAAGCAATTTCAGTCTAAATTTCCAGATTATAAATTAGATAAACTTCTTTATTATTTTGAAAGACATATTGAATTAGATGCAGATGAACATGGTCCAATGGCTATGACAATGATAAAAGAACTTTGCGGTGAAGATTCAAAAAAGTGGTCGGATGTGCAAAATGTTTCAATTTTGGCTTTAGAAAAAAGAATAGCTCTCTGGGATGCAATCGAAGAGCAGATTGTTCTAAAACATGAAATGGCATAA
- a CDS encoding acyl-CoA dehydrogenase family protein: MRPDLFQAPDYYNLDDLLSEEHKLVRDSARAWVKREVSPIIEEYAQKAEFPKQIIKGLGEIGGFGPYIPVEYGGAGLDQISYGLIMQEIERGDSGVRSTSSVQSSLVMYPIWKYGNEEQRVKYLPKLATGELIGCFGLTEPNHGSDPGSMITNFKDMGNHYLLNGAKMWISNAPFADIAVVWAKNEEGRIHGLIVERGMKGFTTPETHNKWSLRASSTGELIFDNVKVPKENLLPNKSGLGAPLGCLDSARYGIAWGAIGAAMDCYDTALRYAKERIQFDKPIAGTQLQQKKLAEMITEITKAQLLTWRLGVLRNEGRATTAQISMAKRNNVDMAIHIAREARQMLGGMGITGEYSIMRHMMNLESVITYEGTHDIHLLITGMDVTGISAFK, translated from the coding sequence ATGAGACCCGATTTATTTCAAGCCCCAGATTATTACAATCTAGATGATTTATTAAGTGAAGAACACAAACTCGTTCGTGATTCTGCCCGTGCTTGGGTAAAACGTGAAGTTTCACCTATCATAGAAGAATACGCTCAAAAGGCTGAATTTCCAAAACAAATCATAAAAGGATTGGGAGAAATAGGGGGATTTGGCCCTTATATTCCTGTAGAATATGGCGGTGCTGGATTAGATCAAATCTCTTATGGTTTAATTATGCAGGAAATAGAGCGAGGTGACTCAGGAGTTCGCTCGACATCATCTGTACAGTCTTCATTAGTAATGTATCCAATTTGGAAATACGGAAACGAAGAACAAAGAGTAAAATATTTACCAAAACTAGCCACTGGGGAATTGATAGGATGCTTTGGATTAACAGAACCTAATCATGGTTCAGATCCTGGGAGTATGATTACTAATTTTAAAGATATGGGGAATCATTATCTTTTGAATGGTGCCAAGATGTGGATATCCAATGCTCCATTTGCAGATATTGCAGTCGTTTGGGCAAAAAATGAAGAAGGAAGAATACATGGTTTGATTGTAGAACGAGGGATGAAAGGTTTTACGACTCCAGAAACTCACAATAAATGGTCGCTTCGTGCATCATCGACAGGAGAATTGATTTTTGATAATGTAAAAGTTCCTAAAGAAAATCTGCTGCCTAACAAATCTGGATTAGGTGCACCGCTTGGATGTCTGGATTCGGCTCGTTACGGTATTGCTTGGGGAGCAATTGGTGCTGCAATGGATTGTTATGACACTGCTTTGCGTTATGCTAAAGAAAGAATACAGTTTGATAAACCTATCGCAGGAACACAATTGCAACAAAAGAAATTGGCTGAAATGATTACTGAAATCACCAAAGCGCAATTATTGACTTGGAGGCTTGGAGTTTTAAGAAATGAAGGCAGAGCTACTACGGCTCAAATATCTATGGCCAAAAGAAATAATGTTGATATGGCTATTCATATTGCACGTGAAGCCAGACAAATGCTAGGTGGAATGGGGATTACTGGAGAGTATTCCATCATGCGCCACATGATGAATTTAGAGTCTGTAATTACCTATGAAGGGACTCACGATATTCATTTATTGATTACTGGAATGGATGTTACTGGAATTTCAGCTTTTAAATAA